One window of the Megalops cyprinoides isolate fMegCyp1 chromosome 2, fMegCyp1.pri, whole genome shotgun sequence genome contains the following:
- the LOC118770938 gene encoding uncharacterized protein LOC118770938: MTARILLLLVFLCLWEDLGGGASATKVLRRRGLGAHVQARTDRKLADQRDPHFDKYKVPSAKLKSFENRADASDVNLSVQSKMVLNSAAAPVFRGKGVKTRNSEFALKLRERSIYSLDLAVHSTLEKGGVALDSAESWNGTRNTASSKPGQAEEKFHTLHHRHDFTPRFNQTRFKPLIRSKERPDPSVLTLGQSRGSKTPEQPETLWSTELIGSAVPTEQTGSTVPTELTGSTAPTELTGSTVLTELTGNTVLPGGGVGGEVSRSQSKDSVTVGGAGNPGQGRQEREEATDFSSVNAHTARTGSSRASDPDSAQSVHTHRREVTAESGGEVGAEVASRRAVLTGGESPGDSGYAGHTATASLGRMAPAGRGSLRIESSPPLIPGNEEASTTTAGETLRDNRISAAAVRASGRDQGNHPRARAPLTPPDGEVRTDGSHFLKLQPDSNQEPGIATERADSGVTVDSWLGGSRGRGLVFQEAEDGRGQEGEETRSRRRRSWIWNQFFVIEEYSGPEPVLIGRLHTDMDRGDGRTKYVLRGEGAGSVFVIDEKTGNIHVTKPLDREEKDEYRLIATATDRQTDRALEPSSQFIIRVQDINDNPPIFEDGPYSATVPEMANIGTSIIQVTATDADDPTYGNSARLVYTLIQGQQYFSVDPQTGILRTAVPDMDRETQDQHLVVLQAKDMGGHLGGLSGTTTVTIRLTDVNDNPPRFTQSVWSFSVSELAVPGAEVGRLSATDADLGDNAKLEYTIMDGEGGDTFNITGLNQEAVITLNKAVDYEARSSYLFAVEVLNPTVDPRFLRRGPFKDRASVRVTVLDADEPPRFSRSRYRMDVSENCRPACTVGRVAAVDPDTGLGSGIRYSIDPQSDPEALFRIAPDNGLITTAVELDREHNQWHNITVIATQRDSPSQVSRVVVAIETLDVNDNAPELDRQYTTALCDSAAVGQVVQVLRAIDKDKGGNDSVVHFSIPPESSAGLNFSIRGSGGPTASLVLLSPLPTLSRSPSSSLSLQVPLVLKDSMSGLTSTGTVTVSVCPCLRGGARAEEKEGQTEEEWERETVCLPLPSSSPSPGLSTAALLAILSCVATLLAVSALSLSLRRQKRDSLSPLEEDDVRENIITYDDEGGGEADTAAFDITALQSAPHSTHRGYRTLDSRNIRYPQQSQERTRTYSWAQNAGLDLQHSGPAPLYGRLCYSSHTLPVLRHAHSLGVAELAYRFPGPAEPGACGAESELQGAVGGADGGSTRTPDSKERDGANNPLSEAQQNQSQHRNWVQPETLHTDEALVLTRPTSTPHSWARESATLPSGGRQGSRTGLSPARISTGLSVPSLPGSADPPGTTATAGVEVNSGGESQPGVSFCHGYPGGLQGELQSALDGTVGQGRLETVGNLVAPRPDREGVISLTGTTCSLYPEGAGFMADWGDRVGLGGYGQGRRDMAPQLLPFPGTSRGVLGHLGPRGGWGGGGGGNSLAVRVGEFLRLRLAQVTFDPSLPPYDSVQIYGFEGEGSRAGSLSSLEKESWSD; the protein is encoded by the exons ATGACTGCCAGGATCTTGCTCCTATTGGTCTTCCTCTGCCTGTGGGAGGATCTTGGGGGAGGAGCCTCTGCCACCAAGGTTCTGAGGAGGCGAGGTTTGGGAGCTCACGTACAGGCGAGGACGGATAGGAAGCTGGCTGACCAACGGGATCCACACTTTGACAAATACAAGGTGCCGTCGGCGAAGCTCAAAAGTTTTGAAAATCGAGCCGATGCTAGCGACGTTAACCTGAGCGTTCAATCGAAAATGGTCCTAAACAGCGCGGCAGCGCCTGTGTTTCGTGGAAAAGGGGTCAAAACCAGGAACTCAGAGTTTGCGctgaagctgagagagaggtCCATTTACAGCCTGGACTTAGCTGTTCATAGCACCCTTGAGAAAGGTGGAGTTGCCCTGGACTCTGCCGAGAGCTGGAATGGTACTCGCAACACTGCCTCCTCTAAACCAGGGCAGGCAGAAGAAAAATTCCACACTCTTCACCACAGGCACGACTTCACTCCCCGCTTTAATCAAACCAGGTTCAAACCTCTGATCAGGTCTAAAGAGAGACCGGACCCATCTGTGCTCACACTGGGTCAAAGCAGAGGATCAAAAACCCCTGAGCAACCAGAAACACTCTGGAGCACAGAGCTGATAGGAAGTGCTGTTCCCACGGAGCAGACAGGAAGTACGGTTCCCACAGAGCTGACAGGAAGTACAGCTCCGACAGAGCTGACAGGAAGTACAGTTCTCACAGAGCTTACAGGAAATACGGTTCTGCCgggcgggggtgtggggggtgaggTGAGCAGGAGTCAGAGCAAGGATTCGGTGACAGTGGGCGGGGCTGGTAACCCCGGGCAGGGtaggcaggagagagaggaagccaCAGATTTTTCCAGTGTGAACGCTCACACTGCACGCACGGGTTCGAGTCGAGCCTCGGATCCGGACTCAGCACAGAGCGTTCACACCCACAGAAGAGAGGTCACAGCGGAGtctggaggagaggtgggggccgAGGTGGCGAGCAGGAGAGCGGTGCTCACCGGGGGAGAAAGCCCAGGGGATTCTGGGTATGCAGGACACACTGCAACGGCATCGCTCGGCAGAATGGCTCCTGCCGGCCGAGGCAGCCTGCGGATCGAAAGCAGCCCTCCGCTTATCCCGGGGAACGAGGAGGCCAGCACGACTACAGCTGGAGAGACTCTGCGAGACAACCGGATCAGTGCCGCAGCTGTGAGAGCGAGCGGGCGGGACCAGGGAAACCACCCTCGCGCCAGGGCCCCTCTGACTCCGCCCGACGGGGAGGTGCGCACAGACGGCAGCCACTTCCTGAAGCTCCAGCCCGACTCGAATCAGGAGCCGGGCATCGCCACAGAGAGGGCAGATAGCGGGGTGACGGTGGACTCCTGGCTCGGCggcagcagggggcggggcctggtgTTCCAGGAGGCGGAAGACGGGCGGGGACAAGAAGGGGAGGAGACTCGGTCGAGGAGGAGACGGAGCTGGATCTGGAACCAGTTCTTTGTGATTGAGGAGTACAGCGGCCCTGAACCCGTGCTCATCGGGAgg ctgcaCACAGATATGGACAGAGGGGACGGACGCACTAAGTACGTGTTGCGGGGGGAAGGGGCGGGGTCGGTGTTCGTGATTGACGAGAAGACCGGCAACATCCACGTCACCAAGCCGCTGGACCGCGAGGAGAAGGACGAGTACCGTCTCATCGCCACGGCAACAGACCGCCAGACCGACCGCGCCCTGGAGCCCTCCTCCCAGTTCATCATCCGGGTCCAGGACATCAACGACAACCCGCCCATCTTCGAGGACGGGCCCTACAGCGCCACTGTGCCCGAGATGGCTAACATAG gtACGTCCATAATCCAGGTGACAGCGACAGATGCAGATGATCCTACCTATGGGAACAGCGCCAGGCTGGTGTACACACTGATCCAGGGCCAGCAGTACTTCTCTGTGGATCCTCAGACag GGATCCTCCGCACGGCCGTGCCGGACATGGACAGAGAAACTCAGGATCAGCACCTGGTGGTCCTCCAGGCCAAGGACATGGGGGGACACCTGGGCGGGCTGTCAGGGACCACCACAGTCACCATCAGGCTGACCGATGTCAATGACAACCCCCCTCGCTTCACTCAGA gTGTCTGGTCGTTCTCCGTGTCCGAGCTGGCGGTACCGGGGGCAGAGGTGGGCCGTCTCTCGGCAACAGATGCAGATCTGGGGGACAATGCCAAGCTGGAATATACCATTATGGATGGTGAAGGGGGGGACACCTTCAACATCACTGGACTCAACCAAGAGGCCGTCATCACTCTGaacaag GCGGTGGACTATGAGGCGCGCAGCTCGTACTTGTTTGCGGTGGAGGTGCTGAACCCCACAGTGGACCCACGCTTCCTGCGGCGCGGCCCCTTTAAGGACCGCGCGTCGGTGCGGGTGACCGTCCTGGATGCCGACGAGCCCCCCCGCTTCTCCCGGAGCCGGTACCGGATGGATGTTTCTGAGAACTGCCGGCCGGCCTGCACCGTGGGGCGTGTGGCCGCTGTGGACCCTGACACTGGGTTGGGCAGTGGCATCAG gTACTCTATCGACCCCCAGTCTGACCCAGAGGCCCTGTTTCGTATCGCCCCTGACAACGGTCTCATCACCACTGCGGTGGAGCTGGACCGCGAGCACAACCAATGGCACAACATCACCGTCATCGCCACacagagag ACAGCCCCAGCCAGGTGTCCAGGGTGGTGGTTGCCATAGAGACCTTGGATGTGAATGACAATGCCCCCGAGCTGGACAGACAGTACACAACTGCGCTGTGTGACTCCGCTGCTGTGGGGCAG gtggtgCAGGTGTTGCGGGCAATCGATAAAGACAAAGGAGGAAACGACTCGGTCGTGCACTTCAGCATCCCTCCGGAGTCCAGTGCTGGCCTCAACTTCTCCATCAGGGGGAGTGGAG gcccCACCGCCAGCCtggtgctcctctctcccctgcccacCCTCTCTCgctcgccctcctcctccctctccctgcaggtgcCATTGGTTCTGAAGGACAGCATGTCGGGCCTTACCAGCACGGGGACAGTCaccgtgtctgtctgtccctgcctGAGGGGCGGGGCACGGGCCGAAGAGaaggaaggacagacagaggaggagtgggaaagagagacgGTGTgcctccccctgccctcctcctccccctctccaggGCTCAGCACTGCCGCCCTGCTGGCCATCCTGTCTTGTGTCGCTACACTGCTGG cGGTCagtgccctctccctctcgctgcGCAGACAGAAGCGagactctctctcccccttagAGGAGGATGATGTCAGGGAGAACATCATCACCTACGACGACGAGGGCGGGGGTGAGGCCGACACCGCCGCCTTCGACATCACTGCCCTGCAGAGCGccccccacagcacacacaggggaTACCGCACGCTGGACAGCAGGAACAT ACGCTACCCCCAGCAGAGCCAGGAGAGGACCCGCACCTACAGCTGGGCCCAGAACGCAGGGCTGGACCTGCAGCATTCGGGCCCGGCGCCACTGTACGGCCGGCTCTGCTACAGCAGCCACACCCTGCCGGTGCTGAGACACGCCCACAGCCTGGGCGTGGCCGAGCTGGCGTACCGCTTCCCCGGCCCAGCGGAGCCCGGAGCGTGCGGGGCGGAGTCAGAGCTGCAGGGTGCTGTCGGGGGCGCTGACGGAGGATCCACACGGACCCCCGACTCcaaggagagagatggagccAACAACCCCCTCTCTGAGGCCCAGCAGAACCAGAGCCAGCATCGGAACTGG GTCCAGCCTGAGACTCTCCACACAGACGAGGCGCTGGTTCTGACCCGGCCAACGAGCACTCCGCACAGCTGGGCGCGGGAGTCGGCCACGCTGCCCTCCGGGGGACGGCAAGGCTCGCGGACGGGGCTGTCCCCAGCACGAATCAGCACTGGGCTGTCCGTTCCGTCCCTCCCCGGGAGTGCCGACCCCCCCGGCACAACCGCGACTGCCGGTGTCGAAGTCAACAGTGGCGGCGAGAGCCAGCCTGGTGTCAGCTTCTGCCACGGCTACCCCGgcggcctgcagggggagctgcAGAGCGCTCTGGATGGGACCGTGGGCCAGGGCCGGCTGGAGACGGTCGGCAACCTGGTGGCACCGAGGCCCGACAGGGAGGGAGTGATATCCCTGACCGGGACTACTTGCAGCCTCTACCCCGAGGGAGCGGGGTTTATGGCGGACTGGGGGGACAGGGTGGGCCTGGGGGGGTACGGGCAGGGGAGGAGGGATATGGCCCCTCAGCTGCTACCCTTCCCGGGGACGAGTAGGGGCGTGCTGGGGCATCTGGGGCCcagagggggctgggggggcggCGGAGGGGGGAACTCCCTGGCTGTGAGGGTGGGCGAGTTCCTGAGGCTGCGTCTGGCCCAGGTGACCTTCGACCCCTCCCTGCCGCCGTACGACTCAGTGCAGATCTATGGGTTTGAGGGGGAGGGGTCGCGGGCAGGGTCGCTGAGCTCGctggaga